The sequence below is a genomic window from Vibrio spartinae.
GAAATCAAAAAATCTCTTCGCACTCGCTGCCGCCTTACGGCAAAATTGAGGTCTGCAACAGAGCCTTGCTTAATTCAACCAATGGCTTGAATCTATTTCCAACTGATTCCCCTTAATCACCTGATAGTTCGTTGCTGCCAGTCTTATCCGTCCTCGTTTCCTTTCAATAATATTGGGGACCATCACCCCCATTGTTTCCTGCAATTCGGCCAGTTGCTTTCTAGCTCGGTGGATCTGAATGTTGATGTGGGTCTCAGATATTCCCATGTCTTTTGTTAGCTGGTCTACAGAACGCCAGCCCTGTGAGGGTTCAGGTATGTTCTGTCTTAAATCCTCCGCTTTGTAGCGTGCGAGCAGAGCCGTGAGATAATGGTGGCTTCTGGTTTGGCAATCGATACATCGCTGGCTGTCCTTGATGGTGAGTTCGGTGAGCTCCTCGTCCTGACTGATATTGAAGATGTAGCGAAAATTGCTGTCTGGCTGTGCATCTAGATATTCAGTTTCCTGTTCTTCTGAGTGAGCTCCTTTGAACAACCGCCATGCTTTGTTTGAGAACTCAAGCTGCTCGCCGTCCTTCAGTACATAGCATTGGCTACTTGTTAAATGCTCGCATTGCCACTCTTGGTTCTCTTGGTCATAGATAACAACCAGCTCTGGGGATGTATCATCGGGCAAGAAGTGGTAGCGCTTTAAGTAAATTGGTTCTAGGTGATGTGATTCATTGTTATCGTGATATGCAGGAAGAAGTATATCTTTTGGGGGCTCTAGGCTCGCGATGACGAAAGGTTCTTTCTGAGCCGAGGAAAACCAGATCTGGTCTCCACGTTTAAGCTGGTAAGGGCAATGGGTTTCGAGTCGTTCTCCATTTACACGTACACCGTTTTTACTGAGATCTCGAATATACCAGTGCTTTTTAAACTCAATGATAGCATGAATACGGGAGACGTCCGGGAGATTAATTGTCGTGTCTACAGCGGAAGATAGTCGACCAATCTGATGAAAGGCTTTGAGGTAAATGGGGTGCTCGAGGCGAATGTTACTAAGATAAGCCATGTTTTTCTCCTGACTACTATGCGTAAGTTCACTTTAGTTGTTCGTAGAGTGTGTTGCTAAAGCGTGTAGCTATATGCGTAACTGAGTGTCTCTTCGAGGGTCAGCGCATCTAACTCATCCAACAGATTCTGGTACTCGGGACTTTTCCGGATGAGCTGCTCAAAGGCGCTTTCAAGTTCGCTGTTCAGTTGCTCTATAGTTAGTGCCGCTGTATTCCACTGGTTCTGTATTTTCAGCGTTGGGCATTGTTCCTCCGAAATAAACCAAACTGATGTCAGCGTCCAGCCAGTCTGATTAGCAAGTGGGGGAAAAATACATTTTGCGAGTTCTCGGAATTGGTGCTCCTTATCTCGGCTAATTTCTAGTGATGCGATAATGTTCAATGGTTGTTGGGAAGTCATCCTTGTTCTCCTGATTGCATTTGGTATTGAAAGTCTTGTACTACGGCGCTTTTTAGTTCGTCCAGAGAGTGAAAGCCAAGTATTTGCCATACATCGTTAGGGTTTTGTGTTGGGCTATCTGGATGTTTAACGGCGAAAAACCACTCCCAGAGTTGTTGCTCATTTATGGTTAGGTCTTGTATAGCCAGCGTTGGCGCCTGTCGCTTAAAAGCGATCCGTGCCTGATAGTCAGCGTAGCGGTTGTTCAGTTTCAGAATATCCAGTATATCGCCTTCTAATTGTGGGTCGATGCTTTCCAGCCAGGCCAAAAGTGATTGTTCGTTGACGAGAAGGTCAAAATTGCACTCGTCGATACCTTGTGAGGCTAGCCATGTGGCGAGGCGATCAAAATTCAGTGTTTGATCAATATAGGCAAATTGACGAAACGCTAGTTCAATCAGTGCGTTCTGTTGTTGGCTGCCAGTTAGCACGGGACGGTGTGACGAGGCCGTCCTCAAGGCTGATTTTCGACATAAAGCTTGCTGCTTAAGATCAAGAAAGCACCCATCAAGTTTGAGTTCGCGCACCAGTTCTTCCGGCGAGAGTGAGTGATCCGAGAGCTTTTTCTGGTAATCCAGGTGGGAGGTGAGCCTTTCCCATGTGTCTGTCCTTGCGAAGTGGTGGACTGGTTTGTTGTTGATAGCATCCTGTTTGCCATTAAAACCAGGGCTTGTATCAGTAAGTCCATTGAGGTGTTCAAGCAGCGCTACCGCATCCTGTTTTTTGATATTAACAGTATGCTGTTCGATAAAGATTTGAAGCAACAGCGACTTTTCTTCACTGAGTAGCGCGGTGGCCTGCTGCTTTAGTTGCTGATATGTCCGTTGGGGGTAATGGTGCTGCTTTAGCACCTCTGTCAACCTCGCTTCTTCATGAGGGGTGATAATCTGGTTCTGGGTAGCGGCGGCAAGTGTAGCCCGGATGTTGACCATTGGAACTGAGATCGCCGGATAGCCAAGTTCTGCTGGACCATGAACCAGTGCGACCTCATCATCATCCTCCAGTTCACCGGAGTGAAAGCGCTTGAATACTTCACCAAAGCCTTCCATTCCTAAGCTTGCAAGTTCTGCGGCCCTGAGAGCCCCCATACTTGCGCAGCCGTAGACGTTGATTCCAAGAGACAGGGCGTAGAGAATCTCTTTGTGCCATACCGCAGGCACGCTCTCGAAGTAGCCATCAATTAGAACGATGACCTTGGGCTTGTCGTGAGTGGCGAGATAGATATCTCCCTGTTTGGCCGGAGGCCGACAATCCGCATCAAGTAGGCGGTGTACCTCTTGTGCGGTGATCGTGGGGCCGCTGAATAGAATAATGCTCATAGCCACTCTTCCTTACGTGTCAGTGACGCTATTAGCGATGTCGCTCGTTGTCCGGGAATGTATCCTGTGGTTTCATCAATGCCTTCCAGCCCTGGTACAACGACTCTGGCAACGGGTATTTTATATTGGTTTTTTTCGAGGTTAACGACACCGACCTGAGTGATCCCAACTTGCCTCAACTTGCCTAGGACAAGCTTTATGTCATCGTCAAAACGTTGGTGGCTCCAAGAGG
It includes:
- a CDS encoding TfuA-like protein; this translates as MSIILFSGPTITAQEVHRLLDADCRPPAKQGDIYLATHDKPKVIVLIDGYFESVPAVWHKEILYALSLGINVYGCASMGALRAAELASLGMEGFGEVFKRFHSGELEDDDEVALVHGPAELGYPAISVPMVNIRATLAAATQNQIITPHEEARLTEVLKQHHYPQRTYQQLKQQATALLSEEKSLLLQIFIEQHTVNIKKQDAVALLEHLNGLTDTSPGFNGKQDAINNKPVHHFARTDTWERLTSHLDYQKKLSDHSLSPEELVRELKLDGCFLDLKQQALCRKSALRTASSHRPVLTGSQQQNALIELAFRQFAYIDQTLNFDRLATWLASQGIDECNFDLLVNEQSLLAWLESIDPQLEGDILDILKLNNRYADYQARIAFKRQAPTLAIQDLTINEQQLWEWFFAVKHPDSPTQNPNDVWQILGFHSLDELKSAVVQDFQYQMQSGEQG
- a CDS encoding DUF6538 domain-containing protein; its protein translation is MFYLSQCDSGIWYFRYQIPPQYCSYFNGREIKKSLRTRCRLTAKLRSATEPCLIQPMA
- a CDS encoding FHA domain-containing protein, yielding MAYLSNIRLEHPIYLKAFHQIGRLSSAVDTTINLPDVSRIHAIIEFKKHWYIRDLSKNGVRVNGERLETHCPYQLKRGDQIWFSSAQKEPFVIASLEPPKDILLPAYHDNNESHHLEPIYLKRYHFLPDDTSPELVVIYDQENQEWQCEHLTSSQCYVLKDGEQLEFSNKAWRLFKGAHSEEQETEYLDAQPDSNFRYIFNISQDEELTELTIKDSQRCIDCQTRSHHYLTALLARYKAEDLRQNIPEPSQGWRSVDQLTKDMGISETHINIQIHRARKQLAELQETMGVMVPNIIERKRGRIRLAATNYQVIKGNQLEIDSSHWLN